A genomic segment from Montipora foliosa isolate CH-2021 chromosome 9, ASM3666993v2, whole genome shotgun sequence encodes:
- the LOC137969872 gene encoding centriolar satellite-associated tubulin polyglutamylase complex regulator 1-like isoform X2 yields MSGESDRFALSADQYLAKYHVLTYLQDAVSQLLEHKEENPRVIPARFLSDYFKSVVQGNHTLFREYSYIQKTPHNKASFIQVFWKCFRHIAKNGDLLSAKEYHSLICLLCPDFPLEPVQKTARIILMEDAIDCLMSFADFLYAFQTQFFYEGPPQHKSQIPVASNTTHDEGLGNSIDGVDARSFLEAVLQILHTSNNAFSCPPADVIKDLLSCVDRVTFYGFLISLAKHEGVNASIGTLPDKSAIMEETDQELSSQAPRPKSCRPKSGMTGAVKKGL; encoded by the exons GATGCTGTTTCTCAGTTATTGGAACATAAGGAAGAGAATCCAAGAGTCATCCCAGCTCGTTTCTTAAGTGACTA CTTCAAAAGTGTTGTTCAAGGAAATCACACCCTTTTCAGGGAATACAGTTACATACAAAAGACACCCCACAACAAAGCATCTTTCATACAAGTATTCTGGAAATGCTTCCGACACATAGCAAAGAATGGAG ACTTATTATCTGCAAAAGAATATCATTCCCTAATTTGCCTTCTTTGTCCTGATTTTCCTCTGGAGCCAGTTCAGAAGACAGCAAG GATTATTTTGATGGAAGATGCAATTGATTGTCTCATGTCGTTTGCTGATTTTCTTTATGCTTTCCAGACACAATTCTTTTATGAAG GACCACCCCAACACAAGTCTCAAATACCGGTAGCTTCCAACACGACACATGATGAGGGGCTTGGTAACTCTATCGATGGTGTGGATGCGCGTTCTTTCTTAGAAGCTGTGTTACAAATTTTACATACTAGCAATAATGCTTTCAG TTGTCCTCCTGCTGATGTAATCAAAGACCTCTTATCGTGTGTTGATCGTGTCACCTTTTATGGCTTTCTCATTAGCTTGGCAAAACATGAAGGTGTTAATGCAAGTATTG GAACTTTACCTGACAAATCTGCCATTATGGAAGAGACAGACCAGGAACTGAGCAG CCAAGCACCAAGGCCCAAATCATGTAGACCCAAGAGTGGGATGACTGGTGCTGTGAAGAAAGGGCTTTGA
- the LOC137969872 gene encoding centriolar satellite-associated tubulin polyglutamylase complex regulator 1-like isoform X1, with protein sequence MSGESDRFALSADQYLAKYHVLTYLQDAVSQLLEHKEENPRVIPARFLSDYFKSVVQGNHTLFREYSYIQKTPHNKASFIQVFWKCFRHIAKNGDLLSAKEYHSLICLLCPDFPLEPVQKTARIILMEDAIDCLMSFADFLYAFQTQFFYEEFIEKLHSTYQALLSGTYRPGQIVVAVPTLSGPPQHKSQIPVASNTTHDEGLGNSIDGVDARSFLEAVLQILHTSNNAFSCPPADVIKDLLSCVDRVTFYGFLISLAKHEGVNASIGTLPDKSAIMEETDQELSSQAPRPKSCRPKSGMTGAVKKGL encoded by the exons GATGCTGTTTCTCAGTTATTGGAACATAAGGAAGAGAATCCAAGAGTCATCCCAGCTCGTTTCTTAAGTGACTA CTTCAAAAGTGTTGTTCAAGGAAATCACACCCTTTTCAGGGAATACAGTTACATACAAAAGACACCCCACAACAAAGCATCTTTCATACAAGTATTCTGGAAATGCTTCCGACACATAGCAAAGAATGGAG ACTTATTATCTGCAAAAGAATATCATTCCCTAATTTGCCTTCTTTGTCCTGATTTTCCTCTGGAGCCAGTTCAGAAGACAGCAAG GATTATTTTGATGGAAGATGCAATTGATTGTCTCATGTCGTTTGCTGATTTTCTTTATGCTTTCCAGACACAATTCTTTTATGAAG AGTTCATAGAGAAACTCCATAGTACTTATCAGGCCTTGCTATCAGGCACTTACAGACCTGGTCAGATTGTTGTAGCAGTACCTACACTTTCAGGACCACCCCAACACAAGTCTCAAATACCGGTAGCTTCCAACACGACACATGATGAGGGGCTTGGTAACTCTATCGATGGTGTGGATGCGCGTTCTTTCTTAGAAGCTGTGTTACAAATTTTACATACTAGCAATAATGCTTTCAG TTGTCCTCCTGCTGATGTAATCAAAGACCTCTTATCGTGTGTTGATCGTGTCACCTTTTATGGCTTTCTCATTAGCTTGGCAAAACATGAAGGTGTTAATGCAAGTATTG GAACTTTACCTGACAAATCTGCCATTATGGAAGAGACAGACCAGGAACTGAGCAG CCAAGCACCAAGGCCCAAATCATGTAGACCCAAGAGTGGGATGACTGGTGCTGTGAAGAAAGGGCTTTGA